A single region of the Acetivibrio cellulolyticus CD2 genome encodes:
- a CDS encoding RHS repeat domain-containing protein, with the protein QNRLTDINRLKPDGVTVEYNYHYQLGFAGERKKLTETSGRIVEYDYDDCYRLKKEEITDPVLGNRLITYQYDKAGNRLEKNDNGVITKYDPDDNNRIKSEGSIIYDYDDNGNLKTKVDGTKTTTYGYDGENRLISVTLTESGKTKVETYGYDWEGNRISKTSNGVVIKYLVDSYSGLSKVIEERDGSGNLLVYYTYGNDLISQKRGDVTSYYQYDGIGSTRRLTDKDGNVTDTYIYDAFGNILNRTGNTENNYMFAGEQYDANSGSYYLRARYMNPQNGNFITMDPYSGSLNDPTSL; encoded by the coding sequence CCAAAACAGGCTGACGGATATAAATAGATTAAAACCTGATGGTGTAACGGTGGAATATAACTACCACTATCAATTGGGTTTTGCCGGAGAACGCAAAAAGCTAACAGAAACCAGTGGACGTATTGTGGAATATGATTATGACGATTGCTACAGACTTAAAAAAGAAGAGATAACAGACCCTGTACTTGGAAACAGACTAATCACATACCAATACGACAAGGCAGGAAACAGGCTTGAGAAGAATGATAACGGAGTTATAACCAAATATGATCCTGATGATAACAACAGGATTAAGAGTGAAGGCAGTATCATTTACGATTATGATGACAACGGCAATTTGAAAACCAAAGTTGATGGAACTAAAACGACAACTTATGGTTATGATGGGGAAAACCGACTTATATCAGTGACGTTAACCGAATCAGGTAAAACAAAAGTTGAAACTTACGGGTATGACTGGGAAGGAAATAGAATCAGTAAAACTTCCAATGGTGTAGTGATAAAATATCTTGTAGATAGCTACAGTGGCCTTTCGAAGGTTATTGAAGAGCGTGACGGCAGCGGAAATCTTCTGGTTTACTACACCTATGGAAATGATTTGATCAGCCAAAAGAGAGGCGACGTTACAAGCTACTACCAGTACGATGGAATTGGAAGCACCAGAAGGCTAACGGATAAAGATGGTAATGTAACCGATACTTACATTTATGATGCTTTCGGCAATATATTGAATAGAACGGGCAACACAGAAAATAACTACATGTTTGCTGGAGAACAATACGATGCAAACAGCGGATCTTACTACCTAAGGGCAAGATACATGAACCCTCAGAATGGTAATTTCATAACCATGGATCCATACAGCGGAAGCCTGAATGACCCGACGAGCCT